One window from the genome of Salvia splendens isolate huo1 chromosome 9, SspV2, whole genome shotgun sequence encodes:
- the LOC121749611 gene encoding uncharacterized protein LOC121749611 isoform X1, producing MDGGEGRTLSTQDIQLVQNRIEQCLQHYMNKKEVVNALIVQGNVEPCLTELVWQRLEYKNQEFFKAYYLKLLVKEQILEFNRLLSEQADLMRRAPLNRITPYLPSNGSHVSPTQHISNTQNAHPGKTENTQQANTSNNCGSAIQPCMQGAINGPVHTRKIDVSPNLLLSQNSELSQMINGKSGSSPFAFSPPSNYLESRPLIGDAPMSSFSSVDSNTQHLTNTLMDGDTSAFGFFAPSFPELEADFTTSSVESCVLCMSVSDLLEGYCGPQFLPTDTNDFVHPHGEVENLEPGSKSMRFQCFGGD from the exons ATGGATGGCGGGGAGGGCAGAACACTATCGACTCAAGATATACAACTG GTACAAAATCGTATTGAACAGTGTCTTCAGCATTACATGAATAAAAAAGAGGTCGTTAATGCTCTCATTGTTCAGGGCAACGTCGAGCCTTGTCTGACTGAATTAG TTTGGCAGAGGCTTGAATATAAAAATCAAGAATTTTTCAAGGCTTATTATCTCAAGTTGTTGGTGAAGGAACAAATATTGGAATTCAACCGTTTACTTTCCGAACAGGCAGATCTGATGCGTAGAGCCCCTTTAAACCGAATCACTCCTTACCTTCCATCTAACGGATCACACGTCTCACCAA CACAGCATATCTCGAATACCCAAAATGCTCACCCCGGGAAAACAGAGAACACGCAGCAAGCGAATACGTCCAACAATTGTGGATCAGCAATCCAACCATGCATGCAAGGAGCTATCAACGGGCCTGTTCATACTAGAAAGATTGATGTTTCTCCAAACCTGCTCCTTTCTCAGAACTCAGAGCTGTCTCAGATGATAAATGGGAAAAGTGGTAGCTCGCCTTTCGCTTTTAGTCCACCTAGCAATTATCTGGAATCACGCCCTCTGATTGGTGATGCGCCCATGTCATCTTTCAGTAGCGTAGATTCTAACACACAGCATCTCACCAACACTCTCATGGACGGAGACACTTCCGCCTTTGGATTTTTCGCGCCTAGTTTCCCCGAGCTGGAAGCTGATTTCACCACCAGTTCTG TCGAATCGTGTGTACTTTGTATGTCTGTATCAGATTTACTGGAGGGTTACTGTGGGCCTCAATTCCTACCGACCGACACTAATGACTTTGTGCATCCTCACG GGGAAGTCGAGAATCTGGAACCTGGATCGAAAAGTATGAGATTTCAGTGCTTTGGTGGCGATTGA
- the LOC121749611 gene encoding uncharacterized protein LOC121749611 isoform X3: MNKKEVVNALIVQGNVEPCLTELVWQRLEYKNQEFFKAYYLKLLVKEQILEFNRLLSEQADLMRRAPLNRITPYLPSNGSHVSPTQHISNTQNAHPGKTENTQQANTSNNCGSAIQPCMQGAINGPVHTRKIDVSPNLLLSQNSELSQMINGKSGSSPFAFSPPSNYLESRPLIGDAPMSSFSSVDSNTQHLTNTLMDGDTSAFGFFAPSFPELEADFTTSSVESCVLCMSVSDLLEGYCGPQFLPTDTNDFVHPHGEVENLEPGSKSMRFQCFGGD, encoded by the exons ATGAATAAAAAAGAGGTCGTTAATGCTCTCATTGTTCAGGGCAACGTCGAGCCTTGTCTGACTGAATTAG TTTGGCAGAGGCTTGAATATAAAAATCAAGAATTTTTCAAGGCTTATTATCTCAAGTTGTTGGTGAAGGAACAAATATTGGAATTCAACCGTTTACTTTCCGAACAGGCAGATCTGATGCGTAGAGCCCCTTTAAACCGAATCACTCCTTACCTTCCATCTAACGGATCACACGTCTCACCAA CACAGCATATCTCGAATACCCAAAATGCTCACCCCGGGAAAACAGAGAACACGCAGCAAGCGAATACGTCCAACAATTGTGGATCAGCAATCCAACCATGCATGCAAGGAGCTATCAACGGGCCTGTTCATACTAGAAAGATTGATGTTTCTCCAAACCTGCTCCTTTCTCAGAACTCAGAGCTGTCTCAGATGATAAATGGGAAAAGTGGTAGCTCGCCTTTCGCTTTTAGTCCACCTAGCAATTATCTGGAATCACGCCCTCTGATTGGTGATGCGCCCATGTCATCTTTCAGTAGCGTAGATTCTAACACACAGCATCTCACCAACACTCTCATGGACGGAGACACTTCCGCCTTTGGATTTTTCGCGCCTAGTTTCCCCGAGCTGGAAGCTGATTTCACCACCAGTTCTG TCGAATCGTGTGTACTTTGTATGTCTGTATCAGATTTACTGGAGGGTTACTGTGGGCCTCAATTCCTACCGACCGACACTAATGACTTTGTGCATCCTCACG GGGAAGTCGAGAATCTGGAACCTGGATCGAAAAGTATGAGATTTCAGTGCTTTGGTGGCGATTGA
- the LOC121749611 gene encoding uncharacterized protein LOC121749611 isoform X2, with protein sequence MDGGEGRTLSTQDIQLVQNRIEQCLQHYMNKKEVVNALIVQGNVEPCLTELVWQRLEYKNQEFFKAYYLKLLVKEQILEFNRLLSEQADLMRRAPLNRITPYLPSNGSHVSPTQHISNTQNAHPGKTENTQQANTSNNCGSAIQPCMQGAINGPVHTRKIDVSPNLLLSQNSELSQMINGKSGSSPFAFSPPSNYLESRPLIGDAPMSSFSSVDSNTQHLTNTLMDGDTSAFGFFAPSFPELEADFTTSSDLLEGYCGPQFLPTDTNDFVHPHGEVENLEPGSKSMRFQCFGGD encoded by the exons ATGGATGGCGGGGAGGGCAGAACACTATCGACTCAAGATATACAACTG GTACAAAATCGTATTGAACAGTGTCTTCAGCATTACATGAATAAAAAAGAGGTCGTTAATGCTCTCATTGTTCAGGGCAACGTCGAGCCTTGTCTGACTGAATTAG TTTGGCAGAGGCTTGAATATAAAAATCAAGAATTTTTCAAGGCTTATTATCTCAAGTTGTTGGTGAAGGAACAAATATTGGAATTCAACCGTTTACTTTCCGAACAGGCAGATCTGATGCGTAGAGCCCCTTTAAACCGAATCACTCCTTACCTTCCATCTAACGGATCACACGTCTCACCAA CACAGCATATCTCGAATACCCAAAATGCTCACCCCGGGAAAACAGAGAACACGCAGCAAGCGAATACGTCCAACAATTGTGGATCAGCAATCCAACCATGCATGCAAGGAGCTATCAACGGGCCTGTTCATACTAGAAAGATTGATGTTTCTCCAAACCTGCTCCTTTCTCAGAACTCAGAGCTGTCTCAGATGATAAATGGGAAAAGTGGTAGCTCGCCTTTCGCTTTTAGTCCACCTAGCAATTATCTGGAATCACGCCCTCTGATTGGTGATGCGCCCATGTCATCTTTCAGTAGCGTAGATTCTAACACACAGCATCTCACCAACACTCTCATGGACGGAGACACTTCCGCCTTTGGATTTTTCGCGCCTAGTTTCCCCGAGCTGGAAGCTGATTTCACCACCAGTTCTG ATTTACTGGAGGGTTACTGTGGGCCTCAATTCCTACCGACCGACACTAATGACTTTGTGCATCCTCACG GGGAAGTCGAGAATCTGGAACCTGGATCGAAAAGTATGAGATTTCAGTGCTTTGGTGGCGATTGA